One window from the genome of Mucilaginibacter ginsenosidivorans encodes:
- a CDS encoding acyltransferase family protein, translated as MTEITTDPSVLKKRLLSLDVFRGITIAAMVLVNDPGDWGHIYAPLEHSKWNGCTPTDLIFPFFLFMVGVSIVYAMESKLQTVSHSKLILRALRRMGLILLIQYTIQLLFHPVLSHLRLPGVLPRIALVYFICTVLYVKTSQKTRDWLFVIALVGYYIIMNFIPVPGVGYANLEPETNMGAWLDRLIFTPDHLWSQSHTWDPEGLLGTIPAMATGLFGIRLSTWLKRKDRDDSTKVSWMFTYGAISVAAALIWDLFFPINKALWTSSFVLYAGGLATIGLSLSYWLIDVQGYKRFTWFFVVFGANAITAYVMADFVPHYLSMIHGDAKGNPFYHAFFLNFLSPINASLASALFIVLAVWVVMWVLYRFKIFIKV; from the coding sequence ATGACCGAAATTACCACCGATCCTTCCGTACTGAAAAAACGCTTATTGTCCCTGGATGTTTTTCGCGGCATAACCATCGCTGCTATGGTACTGGTGAATGACCCAGGCGACTGGGGCCATATTTACGCCCCGCTGGAACATTCCAAATGGAACGGCTGCACGCCTACCGATCTCATATTCCCTTTCTTCCTGTTTATGGTTGGGGTATCCATTGTTTATGCGATGGAGAGCAAACTACAAACCGTCAGCCACTCCAAACTGATATTAAGGGCGCTGCGCCGCATGGGTTTGATCTTGCTGATTCAATACACTATACAGTTGCTGTTCCACCCGGTCCTGTCGCATTTGCGGCTGCCGGGTGTACTGCCGCGGATAGCCCTGGTTTATTTTATATGCACGGTATTGTATGTTAAAACCTCGCAAAAAACACGTGACTGGTTATTTGTTATTGCGCTGGTTGGCTATTATATCATCATGAACTTTATCCCGGTGCCGGGTGTAGGTTATGCCAACCTGGAGCCGGAAACCAATATGGGCGCATGGCTGGACAGGCTGATCTTTACGCCCGACCATCTCTGGAGCCAATCACATACCTGGGACCCTGAAGGTTTGCTGGGTACCATCCCTGCAATGGCGACCGGCCTGTTTGGCATTCGCCTGAGTACCTGGCTCAAACGCAAGGACCGCGACGACAGCACCAAAGTAAGCTGGATGTTTACCTACGGGGCCATTTCGGTCGCTGCCGCGCTGATATGGGACCTGTTTTTCCCCATCAATAAGGCGCTTTGGACCAGTTCGTTCGTGTTGTACGCCGGCGGGCTGGCCACCATCGGGCTTAGTTTAAGTTATTGGCTGATCGATGTGCAGGGCTACAAACGCTTTACCTGGTTTTTTGTAGTGTTCGGCGCCAACGCCATTACCGCGTATGTGATGGCCGATTTTGTGCCGCATTATTTAAGTATGATCCACGGCGATGCAAAGGGCAATCCTTTTTATCACGCTTTTTTCCTTAATTTCCTGTCGCCTATTAACGCATCGCTGGCCAGCGCTCTATTTATTGTTCTGGCCGTTTGGGTGGTGATGTGGGTTTTGTACCGCTTCAAGATATTCATAAAAGTCTGA
- a CDS encoding M16 family metallopeptidase encodes MNLNRKLSLAAIALFVTATCSFAQVKKKPVPSPRSKPVAAAIQLKGDLLPVDPNVIIGKLPNGLTYYIRKNTEPKNRAELYLVNKAGSVLETDPQQGLAHFTEHMAFNGTRDFPKNELVSYLQKAGVKFGADLNAYTSFDETVYQLPLPTDSTKVFEKGFDILADWAGHVTFDPKEIDAERGVVLEEERLRGKNAQERLQHQILPVLLNNSRYAARLPIGKEDILKTFKPETIKSFYHDWYRPDLQAVIAVGDFDPKHVEQLIKDNFSDLKNPAGEKPRTQYSVPTTPGTQVKIATDKEFPYTLAEIIVRHPETKMRTTADYLQGMRNDIFNQMLNARLSELTQKANPPFLFGRASYGGFIGHQDAFTSIAVAKPGELETAIKAVVAETERARKFGFTETEFERAKQDALTQMENAYKERDKTKSVRFVQEYQQNFLQGEAIPGIEYEYNFYKDNIGRIKLSEINALAGKYISDKNRAVIVEAPDKEKDKLPNEKTLLEWISTAGKDVKPYVDNVSNKPLLEKEPTAGKTVSIDKDTAIMTTTLTLSNGVKVILKPTTFKNDQILINGYHFGGTSLASDEDFTSANLAAGIIGSSGLADFNEIQLEKMLSGKNVSISPYIRELSEGINGSSSPKDFETALQLVYLYFTQPRKDPDIWQSNITQTKSLLANRSLDPTSVFQDTVSSTLSNHNFRRMVTTVDRLNSASLDKAYSFYKQRFSDANGFTFVLVGSFDAEKIKPLLEKYLGGLPSSGGNKTYKDLGIHIPAGQLTKEVHKGIGDKSSVQLVFSGPYDYSEANNIQVDALEEVLNIKLIERLREKEGGVYAPGVRANYSKLPSGRYSISVYFGCAPANVDKLIAATLDEINKIKNDGPEAVDIQKFKAETTRSIEVQLKENSFWEGHLTASSQNQSNPDDALKSIANLDQATVSTVKDAANKYLNESNFIKLILLPEKAK; translated from the coding sequence ATGAATCTCAATAGAAAACTTTCATTAGCAGCCATAGCGTTGTTCGTAACCGCCACCTGTTCATTTGCACAGGTAAAGAAAAAACCGGTTCCATCGCCAAGATCAAAACCGGTTGCGGCGGCAATACAGCTCAAAGGCGACCTGCTGCCTGTCGATCCGAATGTGATCATTGGCAAGCTGCCTAATGGCTTAACCTATTACATCCGCAAAAATACGGAACCTAAGAATCGTGCCGAGCTGTACCTGGTCAATAAAGCCGGTTCGGTACTGGAGACCGACCCTCAGCAGGGCCTTGCCCACTTTACCGAGCACATGGCCTTTAACGGAACGCGCGATTTCCCAAAGAATGAGTTAGTAAGCTACCTGCAAAAAGCCGGCGTTAAATTTGGCGCCGACCTTAATGCCTATACCTCTTTCGATGAAACGGTGTATCAGTTACCGCTGCCTACCGATAGCACTAAAGTTTTTGAAAAAGGCTTTGATATTTTAGCCGATTGGGCCGGGCATGTTACTTTCGATCCAAAAGAAATTGATGCTGAGCGGGGTGTGGTGCTTGAAGAAGAGCGCCTTCGCGGCAAGAATGCCCAGGAACGCCTGCAGCACCAGATATTGCCGGTATTGCTGAATAATTCGAGATATGCCGCGCGCCTGCCCATTGGTAAAGAGGATATATTGAAAACCTTTAAGCCGGAAACGATTAAGAGTTTTTATCACGACTGGTACCGGCCCGACCTGCAGGCGGTTATTGCAGTGGGCGATTTCGACCCAAAACATGTAGAACAATTGATCAAAGACAATTTCTCCGATCTGAAAAATCCCGCCGGCGAAAAACCGCGTACGCAGTACAGCGTACCCACTACCCCGGGCACACAGGTGAAAATAGCAACCGACAAAGAATTTCCGTACACCCTGGCCGAAATTATTGTAAGGCATCCGGAAACGAAAATGCGTACTACTGCCGATTACCTGCAAGGTATGCGCAACGATATTTTTAACCAGATGCTAAATGCGCGCCTTAGCGAGCTTACGCAAAAAGCCAATCCCCCTTTCCTTTTTGGCAGGGCAAGTTACGGCGGTTTTATCGGGCACCAGGATGCCTTTACCTCTATAGCGGTAGCTAAACCGGGCGAATTGGAGACTGCCATAAAAGCGGTAGTTGCCGAAACGGAACGCGCCCGCAAGTTCGGCTTTACTGAAACCGAATTCGAGCGTGCAAAACAGGATGCGTTAACCCAGATGGAAAACGCCTATAAAGAGCGCGACAAAACAAAATCTGTGCGTTTTGTACAGGAGTACCAGCAGAATTTTTTACAGGGCGAGGCCATACCGGGTATCGAATACGAATACAATTTTTACAAGGATAACATAGGCCGCATCAAGTTGAGCGAAATAAACGCGCTGGCGGGCAAATATATCAGTGACAAGAACCGCGCCGTAATAGTTGAGGCGCCGGACAAGGAAAAAGACAAACTGCCCAACGAGAAAACGTTGCTGGAATGGATAAGTACGGCGGGCAAGGATGTTAAACCTTATGTGGATAATGTGAGCAACAAGCCGCTGCTTGAAAAGGAACCTACTGCCGGCAAAACGGTATCGATAGATAAGGACACAGCAATCATGACCACGACGCTTACATTGAGCAACGGCGTTAAAGTGATATTGAAGCCAACAACCTTTAAAAACGACCAGATACTGATAAACGGTTACCATTTTGGCGGCACCTCGCTGGCAAGCGACGAGGACTTTACCTCGGCCAATCTTGCTGCAGGCATTATTGGCAGCAGTGGTCTTGCTGATTTTAACGAGATACAACTCGAGAAAATGCTGAGCGGCAAAAACGTGAGCATTTCGCCATACATCCGCGAATTGTCTGAAGGTATTAACGGCAGTTCATCGCCAAAAGATTTTGAAACCGCGCTACAGTTAGTTTACCTGTATTTTACCCAGCCGCGCAAAGATCCGGATATCTGGCAGTCGAACATCACCCAAACCAAATCGTTGCTGGCAAACCGCAGCCTCGACCCGACAAGTGTTTTCCAGGATACGGTTTCGTCAACGCTGAGCAACCACAATTTCAGGCGGATGGTGACCACTGTCGACAGGCTGAACAGTGCGAGTCTCGACAAGGCCTACAGTTTTTACAAACAACGTTTTTCCGATGCCAACGGCTTTACATTTGTGTTGGTAGGAAGCTTTGACGCCGAAAAGATCAAACCCTTGCTTGAGAAATATCTCGGCGGCTTGCCGTCATCGGGCGGGAACAAGACTTATAAGGACCTGGGCATTCACATACCTGCCGGCCAGCTAACCAAAGAGGTGCATAAGGGTATAGGCGACAAAAGCAGCGTTCAACTGGTGTTCAGCGGCCCGTATGACTATTCGGAAGCCAATAATATACAGGTAGATGCCCTGGAAGAAGTATTGAATATAAAACTAATAGAGCGCCTGCGGGAAAAAGAAGGAGGCGTTTATGCGCCCGGCGTCAGGGCCAATTATTCCAAACTGCCTTCTGGTCGCTATTCCATAAGTGTGTATTTCGGCTGTGCGCCAGCCAATGTCGACAAACTGATAGCTGCAACATTGGATGAAATAAATAAAATTAAAAACGACGGACCAGAAGCGGTGGACATTCAAAAATTTAAGGCCGAAACTACACGCTCTATCGAAGTGCAGTTGAAAGAAAACTCTTTTTGGGAAGGGCATTTAACTGCATCATCTCAAAACCAGTCGAATCCGGATGATGCTTTGAAATCCATAGCCAACCTGGACCAGGCAACCGTTTCGACGGTTAAAGATGCGGCCAACAAGTATTTAAACGAAAGCAATTTCATTAAACTCATCTTATTGCCGGAAAAAGCCAAATAA